A region of the Polaribacter sp. L3A8 genome:
TTTTATTTATGAATTCATAAATTCTCTTTTTCATATTATTTTTCTTCTTGGCTCAACTTGGATTCAATGTTGTAACGCAACAAAACGTTTATGTTTTTTGATGTTACTAAGCTACAAATTTAAGTTCTAAATCCATCATTTCTTTAGGTGTTTTATAACCAATAATTTTTCGAGGTCTGTTGTTCAATTTTTCTTGAATAATTAGGAGTTGATTAATGTCAATTTCATTAAAATTAGTTCCCTTTGGCAGATACCTTCTAATGAGTCCGTTCGTATTTTCATTTGTTCCTCTTTCCCAGGAAGAATAGGGGTGAGCAAAGTATATTTTCATTCCCGTATTTTGAGTAATTTTTTCGTGTCTAGCCATTTCAATTCCGTTGTCGTAAGTCATTGTTTTTTTATAAATAGGATTTAATTTGTTTAATATTTTAGAAAACTCATTGGCTACTTCACCTGCTTTTTTGGACTCTAATTTTACAATTAAAGTAAATCTAGTTTTGCGTTCTACTATAGTTCCAATAGCGCTTTTATGGTTCTTTCCAATGACTAAATCACCTTCCCAATGTCCGACTTCATTTCTAAGTTCAATATGCTGTGGTCTATTGTCA
Encoded here:
- a CDS encoding IS30 family transposase, giving the protein MELKKHRRLTLKERVIIQTLLIEKKSKSYIAKKLKRAPSTITREVNKWVQKKEDNYDAELAHWCVKEDYLNKRNLDKISTYSLLKFFVYRGLLSNWTPEQISGRLKELYPNDPIMSISHEAIYRHIYTRPQARLNKKLIKLLVRKKTRRRTPKKRRGGGSKIINQVSIDNRPQHIELRNEVGHWEGDLVIGKNHKSAIGTIVERKTRFTLIVKLESKKAGEVANEFSKILNKLNPIYKKTMTYDNGIEMARHEKITQNTGMKIYFAHPYSSWERGTNENTNGLIRRYLPKGTNFNEIDINQLLIIQEKLNNRPRKIIGYKTPKEMMDLELKFVA